In Lates calcarifer isolate ASB-BC8 linkage group LG15, TLL_Latcal_v3, whole genome shotgun sequence, one genomic interval encodes:
- the malsu1 gene encoding mitochondrial assembly of ribosomal large subunit protein 1, with protein MSVFNHCRKLASPVFKSSVLLEQTGVFRSVCWSPKARCHSLCLPRPFTPKSASCQQRHSVFTPHLETKRCYSEVHSESSNSEKDTDLSQEESHKMDSVSTAPSQRPSETFTLDVLVSLLRQENAVDICVIKVPDQIKYTEYFIVVSGISPRHLRAMALYAIKVYKFLKRDGDPNVKIEGKDAEDWMCIDFGNMVVHFMMPETREVYELEKLWTLRKYDEQLRSIPAEMLPEDFIYDADATK; from the exons ATGAGCGTCTTCAATCACTGTAGGAAACTGGCTTCACCGGTGTTTAAAAGCAGCGTTTTACTGGAACAAACTGGGGTTTTCAGAAGCGTCTGTTGGAGCCCCAAAGCTCGGTGTCACAGCCTGTGTTTGCCTCGACCTTTTACACCAAAGTCAGCCTCATGTCAGCAACGGCACAGTGTTTTCACCCCTCATCTAGAAACAAAGAGATGTTATTCAGAGGtacacagtgaaagcagtaaCTCAGAGAAGGACACTGACCTGTCTCAAGAGGAATCGCATAAGATGGACAGTGTCAGCACAGCCCCGAGTCAAA GACCCTCAGAGACTTTCACTCTTGATGTGCTGGTGTCTCTACTGCGTCAGGAGAATGCCGTGGACATCTGTGTGATTAAAGTCCCAGACCAGATCAAATACACGGAGTACTTCATTGTCGTCAGTGGTATATCACCGAGACACCTCCGCGCTATGGCACTCTACGCTATCAAAGTG TACAAGTTTctgaagagagatggagatcCAAATGTGAAGATAGAAGGGAAGGATGCAGAAGACTGGATGTGTATTGACTTTG GTAATATGGTTGTTCACTTCATGATGCCGGAGACCAGAGAAGTGTATGAACTGGAGAAACTCTGGACTCTCCGCAAATATGATGAGCAGCTGAGGAGCATCCCTGCTGAGATGTTACCAGAAGACTTCATATATGATGCTGATGCCACAAAGTGA
- the LOC108891605 gene encoding peptide YY-like translates to MMIRSSVVMPLCILALCLLACINSGINAYPAKPASPREGAPPEELAKYYSALRHYINLITRQRYGKRDIPDTLFSDVLVRESTESIPGSNYVRYEGLPLW, encoded by the exons ATGAT GATTCGCTCCAGTGTTGTGATGCCGCTCTGTATTCTGGCTCTCTGCCTGCTGGCTTGTATTAACTCTGGTATAAATGCATATCCAGCCAAGCCCGCCAGTCCCCGGGAAGGAGCACCACCTGAAGAGCTCGCCAAATATTATTCTGCATTAAGACACTACATCAACCTCATTACGAGACAAAG GTATGGGAAAAGAGACATTCCAGATACTCTGTTTTCAGATGTGTTGGTGAGGGAGAGCACAGAGAGTATTCCAGGATCTAACTATGTCAg ATATGAAGGGCTGCCACTGTGGTAA